GAAGTCGTTTTTTAGTCGCAGAGATACCTTCTATGCTAGTCAATACGGCTTTTTGGTTTATTTGTAGTTTTGAGAGATCCATTTTGCCTCTTTTATAAAAATAATTTTACGATTATATCCATAAAATGCTTAATATACATTTATCGATAATCAATACCATTAATGTAATGGAGTTAAATTTAAATATTAATTCAAATTTAGCCATTTGATTTTTGCTATTTTGGGTATATCTCTATGAGTATATGAACTAGCTCTTCGTGCTTTGATAGCTCTTTTTTGAGAAGATCTATATCTATGGGATCATCTGAGCTTAGAGAGATTATACAGGTGTATTTATCTTTTGCTACTTTTAAAAGATGTAGATCTTTGATGATTATGTCTTTTCTAAATAAGCGTAAAGCATCTATGACTTCATCAACGACTGGTTCGTTCATATTTGCGTCAAGTAATATTTTCCCTGATTGTTTTAACAATCCCACAGCCCACACTGAAACTAAAATAGCTCCGATTATCCCCATAAGTGGATCAAGAAAATCTGCTCCAAACATAAGTCCAAAACTTAGCGCTATGATAGCTAAAATAGAAGTAAGCGCGTCAGTAAGAACGTGTATGTAAGCGGCCTTTAAATTTAGATCGTTTTCATGTTCGTGATAATGAGCGTGATGATCACCTCTTAAGAGCCAAGCACAGATGAAATTTACTATAAGTCCTATAATAGCTATAAAAATAGCTTCTTTGTATGCTATAGCTTCTGGGTTTATAAATCTTTGAACAGAGTGATAAACCATAAAAAACGCAACCACTAAAAGAAAGATCGCGCTAGTATAACTAGCGAGAATTTCTATCTTGTATGTGCCAAAATTAAATCTATCATCGCTTTGGTATCTGCTTGACATAATGTAAGCAAAATACGCTAGTCCAAGTGCTAAGGCGTGAGAGCTCATATGCCAGCCATCTGCTAAAAGTGCCATAGAGCCAAAGTATATGCCACCTATAATTTCAGCTATCATCATAACCGCTGTAAATATCGTGGCGTATAATGTATTTTTTTTGGCAATATTGTTTGATGAATGAAAATTGTGCTCATAAGCAGATTGTTTTTGTATATCATTTAATATCATTTTTATCCTCTTTTAAAATAAATTATGATACTATACCCCAGTATAACTTATAAAAAAATAAAGGAAAATTATGGCTCACATAGTAGCAAATAAAGATAAGCTTCTTTTGCGTATTAAAAAGATAAAAGGGCAAATTTCAGCCTTAGAAAAGGCTTTAGAAGATGAAAAAGATTGTTTTAAAGTACTTCAGCAAATCAGTGCCGCAAGAGGAGCTATCACATCTTTGATGGCAGAAGTCATCGACGGACACATCAAAGAGCATCTTGGAAATAATGTCAGCGATGAACAAAGAGAAGAAGAGATTTTAAATTTAACTTCGCTTTTAAAAAGTTTTTTCAAATAAAGCTTTTAGCGATTTATTGTTTTTATTTAAAAATATTGTATTTTATGGCATTTAGTTTCTAAAAT
The sequence above is a segment of the Campylobacter hyointestinalis subsp. lawsonii genome. Coding sequences within it:
- a CDS encoding cation diffusion facilitator family transporter — its product is MILNDIQKQSAYEHNFHSSNNIAKKNTLYATIFTAVMMIAEIIGGIYFGSMALLADGWHMSSHALALGLAYFAYIMSSRYQSDDRFNFGTYKIEILASYTSAIFLLVVAFFMVYHSVQRFINPEAIAYKEAIFIAIIGLIVNFICAWLLRGDHHAHYHEHENDLNLKAAYIHVLTDALTSILAIIALSFGLMFGADFLDPLMGIIGAILVSVWAVGLLKQSGKILLDANMNEPVVDEVIDALRLFRKDIIIKDLHLLKVAKDKYTCIISLSSDDPIDIDLLKKELSKHEELVHILIEIYPK
- a CDS encoding metal/formaldehyde-sensitive transcriptional repressor, which gives rise to MAHIVANKDKLLLRIKKIKGQISALEKALEDEKDCFKVLQQISAARGAITSLMAEVIDGHIKEHLGNNVSDEQREEEILNLTSLLKSFFK